The Sesamum indicum cultivar Zhongzhi No. 13 linkage group LG2, S_indicum_v1.0, whole genome shotgun sequence genome contains a region encoding:
- the LOC105178652 gene encoding glycosyltransferase family 92 protein RCOM_0530710-like, with protein MARKVRTFSPYVIASLFFCAALYHHFLRHAFSVFSSWPSPTITSTATVNSAANYAIQENLTRAAAAYSPHDTAPLPAPSPSSLPPLPPPPISTTGILLPDWEVLVIVSPETPPSNLDGYLCLFETNETSPARFSGMLQFPDRATFSCLLPVRARRRRLPFRQPVLLKSPDNPPERQPTAPPLLRWSYLVYDSLTTEDDVVLFVKGVNIRQGTNREPSEFRCVFGDDVANGVKTTVTTSMQEVFRCKRPEPTAVSSVGGETNPNPMKISLEIVGENRVVPSVAYYTPPRKLESKNRKSLLCASTMVYDVSKFLREWVLYHSRIGVEKFLLYDNGSDDDLGRVVDELVKEDFDINTYSWRWPKTQEAGFSHSALYAKDVCTWMMYLDVDEFVYSPCWKNLSEPSKSLLHPHLISPNSSSSSSGQISISCYEFGPSDQRVHPVTGVTQGYNCRRRYENRHKSIVLLDAIDGSLLNVIHHFKLRAGYRTRKLSTKVMVVNHYKYQAWPEFKAKFRRRVSAYVLDWTKKLNPNSNDRTPGLGFEAVEPQGWPRMFCEVRDNKLRDLVLKWFGIKLDHGIRMTWQR; from the coding sequence ATGGCCCGAAAAGTCCGTACGTTTTCCCCATACGTCATCgcttctctcttcttctgcGCCGCCCTCTACCACCATTTCCTCCGCCACGCCTTCTCCGTCTTCTCCTCCTGGCCCTCCCCCACAATTACCTCTACCGCCACCGTCAACTCCGCCGCCAACTATGCCATTCAGGAAAACCTCACGCGAGCAGCAGCAGCTTATTCCCCTCATGACACTGCACCTCTCCCCGCTCCCTCCCCATCGTCGTTGCCGCCTCTGCCGCCGCCGCCAATCTCCACCACTGGGATTCTTCTCCCTGACTGGGAAGTGCTTGTGATTGTTTCGCCGGAAACCCCTCCGTCGAATCTCGATGGTTACCTCTGTTTGTTTGAGACTAATGAGACATCCCCGGCGAGATTCTCCGGAATGTTGCAGTTTCCTGATCGCGCAACGTTTAGTTGCCTTCTGCCAGTTAGAGCTCGGCGCCGGAGGCTTCCCTTCAGGCAACCGGTGCTGTTGAAGTCTCCTGACAATCCTCCGGAGCGACAACCGACTGCGCCACCGCTCCTCCGGTGGTCTTATCTGGTGTACGACTCTCTCACGACGGAGGACGACGTCGTTCTATTCGTGAAAGGCGTGAACATTCGGCAGGGAACTAACCGGGAGCCGAGCGAATTCCGGTGCGTGTTTGGAGATGACGTAGCAAACGGCGTTAAGACCACCGTCACGACCTCCATGCAAGAAGTGTTTCGCTGCAAACGCCCTGAGCCAACGGCTGTTTCTTCAGTCGGAGGGGAAACCAACCCAAACCCAATGAAGATCTCCTTGGAGATCGTTGGCGAAAACCGAGTGGTCCCATCCGTGGCGTACTACACACCCCCGCGCAAGTTAGAGTCGAAGAACAGGAAATCTCTACTGTGCGCCAGCACCATGGTGTATGATGTGAGCAAGTTTTTGCGGGAATGGGTTTTGTACCATTCCAGAATTGGGGTTGAAAAATTCCTACTGTATGATAATGGGAGTGATGATGATCTTGGAAGAGTTGTGGACGAACTCGTAAAAGAGGATTTTGATATCAACACGTATTCTTGGAGATGGCCTAAAACTCAAGAAGCTGGATTCTCACACAGTGCACTCTACGCTAAAGATGTTTGTACATGGATGATGTACTTGGACGTGGATGAATTTGTGTACTCCCCTTGTTGGAAAAATCTCTCGGAACCCTCAAAATCATTGTTACACCCTCATCTAATTTCACCAAACTCATCATCCAGCAGCTCAGGTCAAATTAGCATTAGTTGTTATGAATTTGGGCCGTCGGATCAAAGGGTTCATCCAGTCACAGGAGTGACACAAGGGTACAATTGCCGGCGGAGGTATGAGAACCGGCACAAGTCGATAGTCCTATTAGATGCTATTGATGGTTCTTTGCTTAATGTGATACACCATTTTAAGTTGAGGGCAGGGTACAGGACTAGGAAGTTGAGCACCAAGGTTATGGTGGTGAATCACTACAAGTATCAAGCATGGCCCGAGTTCAAGGCCAAGTTTAGGAGGCGGGTGTCGGCCTACGTCTTGGACTGGACCAAAAAGTTGAACCCTAATTCAAATGATCGGACGCCCGGATTAGGGTTTGAGGCGGTGGAGCCTCAAGGGTGGCCTCGGATGTTCTGCGAGGTACGTGATAACAAGTTGAGGGATTTGGTGTTGAAATGGTTTGGGATTAAGTTGGATCATGGGATCCGAATGACTTGGCAAAGATGA
- the LOC105178628 gene encoding HMG1/2-like protein — protein sequence MKGGKSKADSRKGDSRLAVKKQTKKEKKAAKDPNKPKRPPSAFFVFMEDFRKQYKEKHPNNKSVAAVGKAGGDKWKSLSDEEKAPFVAKAEKRKEEYERKMEAYNRKLSGEGDDESDKSKSEVNDEEEEEGSGEEEEDDD from the exons ATGAAAGGCGGAAAATCGAAGGCTGATTCGAGGAAAGGCGATAGTAG GCTCGCTGTGAAGAAGCAGACtaagaaggagaagaaagcAGCAAAGGACCCAAACAAGCCAAAGAGGCCTCCAAGtgctttctttgttttcat GGAAGACTTTCGGAAGCAGTACAAGGAAAAACACCCCAACAACAAATCTGTTGCTGCT GTCGGTAAAGCTGGTGGTGACAAGTGGAAGTCTTTGAGTGATGAG GAAAAAGCTCCCTTTGTGGCAAAGGCAGAGAAGCGTAAGGAGGAATATGAGCGAAAAATGGAAGCCTACAACAGAAAATTG TCTGGAGAGGGTGATGATGAGTCTGACAAGTCAAAGTCAGAGGTCAatgatgaggaagaagaggaaggCAGTGGAGAG gaagaagaagatgatgattaA
- the LOC105178641 gene encoding uncharacterized protein LOC105178641, with protein sequence MGKVATAATAEMRRKKKKGRPSKNPIALSAPPKPINCDSTPATHRRSTRRKPSNFNSPPQPEFEDGDDDDERKEKKVKLVVRLPQDDENSKISQKQQQSRRHSRDYDSVSGSSSGSDSDPESEDRVACAKKRKINAGDFRSEHVVPVQEKKVVKATDPPVHGSPLESGPTTPLPDKTLLAFILDRLQKKDTYGVFSEPVDINELPDYFEIIEQPMDFGTVRKKLDDGAYRTLEEMEADVFLICSNAMQYNAPDTVYYRQARSIQELAKRDFENLRHEGDDGEPQPKVVRRGRPPSSKNQKKPLETSPVDRVAPEHSLGATLTSVEDKGTGSNSYNLRKGPALYRFRPNDPFISSYRSRNGENYSRWLTDWNDEFPASILRADMKYGKKQFTVDENRRDTYRQYHPPSSANNSSELSNSIGNMKLLVPVGLHEPLAYARSLARYAANLGPVAWKVASKRIEYVLPPGVQYGPGWVSENGAPSQPLSFSIEKQKSSNSSAGDCNSNKLVTPSNSDLSSAVAYAPSEAMVEAVRKLNSQHELGLQGDASSWKTQFPVQQKPAYASQRNGLVGIFGYDTSAMTGANPLASQMKEPVPRYDLSANHSSYMNHIIQEEAKLLESWVTSQPGYQITQVSNVSGSHGEAEMWNFGKSSWPAMPQQQRHHNLSFPPDLNVRIPAGSPSSSLQIGSPQQPDLALQL encoded by the exons ATGGGTAAGGTAGCAACTGCAGCAACAGCGGAGATgaggagaaagaagaagaaaggcCGCCCCTCCAAAAACCCAATTGCCCTTTCTGCCCCACCTAAACCCATTAATTGCGATTCCACCCCAGCCACCCACCGCCGATCCACCCGCCGGAAAcctagtaattttaattcaccGCCGCAGCCAGAATTCGAGGACGGCGATGACGACGACGAGAGGAAGGAGAAGAAGGTTAAGCTTGTTGTTCGTTTGCCGCAAGACGATGAAAATAGCAAGATTAGTCAGAAGCAGCAGCAGAGCCGACGGCATTCACGAGATTACGATTCGGTGTCGGGGTCGAGTTCTGGCTCTGATTCCGATCCAGAGTCTGAGGATCGCGTGGCGTGTGCCAAGAAACGCAAGATCAATGCCGGTGATTTCAGATCTGAGCATGTTGTTCCCGTTCAG GAGAAAAAAGTTGTGAAAGCGACAGACCCTCCTGTACATG GGTCGCCATTGGAGTCTGGTCCCACAACACCTTTGCCAGACAAAACGTTGTTGGCCTTCATTCTTGACAGGCTTCAAAA GAAGGACACTTATGGTGTATTTTCTGAGCCTGTGGATATCAATGAG CTGCCTGattattttgagataataGAGCAACCTATGGATTTCGGGACTGTGAGGAAGAAACTTGATGATGGAGCTTATAGAACCTTGGAAGAAATGGAG GCTGATGTGTTTTTGATATGTTCCAATGCCATGCAGTACAATGCTCCAGATACGGTCTACTATCGACAG GCACGCTCTATACAAGAACTTGCAAAGAGAGactttgaaaatttgaggCATGAAGGCGATGATGGTGAACCACAACCTAAGGTTGTTAGGAGAGGCAGGCCCCCAAGCAGCAAGAACCAAAAGAAACCTCTTGAAACATCCCCAGTTGATCGTGTTGCTCCTGAGCATTCACTGGGTGCAACTCTCACTAGCGTAGAGGACAAGGGAACTGGATCTAACTCTTACAACCTAAGAAAGGGACCTGCATTATATAGGTTTCGTCCCAATGACCCGTTCATATCATCTTACCGGTCAAGAAATGGTGAAAACTACTCTAGATGGTTGACTGACTGGAATGATGAATTTCCAG CATCCATTTTAAGGGCCGACATGAAATATGGAAAGAAACAGTTTACGGTAGATGAGAACAGGCGTGATACCTATAGGCAATATCATCCCCCATCTTCTGCCAACAATTCGTCCGAATTATCTAATTCTATTGGAAATATGAAACTGTTGGTGCCG GTGGGTCTTCACGAACCCCTTGCTTATGCAAGAAGCCTGGCCAGATATGCTGCAAATCTCGGGCCTGTAGCTTGGAAAGTGGCATCGAAGAGAATAGAGTATGTCTTGCCCCCCGGGGTACAATATGGTCCTGGGTGGGTAAGTGAAAATGGAGCACCTTCACAGCCATTATCTTTTTCAATCGAGAAACAGAAATCATCAAATAGCTCTGCTGGTGATTGCAATTCAAACAAACTTGTCACACCTTCAAATTCTGATTTAAGTTCCGCTGTGGCTTATGCACCTTCTGAAGCAATGGTTGAAGCCGTTAGGAAACTCAACAGCCAGCATGAGCTAGGTTTACAGGGCGATGCTTCTTCCTGGAAAACACAATTCCCAGTTCAGCAAAAACCTGCATATGCCTCTCAAAGAAACGGTCTTGTTGGAATTTTTGGGTATGATACATCTGCAATGACAGGAGCGAACCCGCTTGCTTCCCAAATGAAGGAACCTGTACCCCGATATGATCTTTCAGCGAACCATTCATCATATATGAACCATATCATTCAAGAAGAAGCAAAGTTGCTGGAGAGTTGGGTTACTTCACAACCAGGATATCAAATTACACAAGTTAGTAATGTCTCTGGTTCTCATGGAGAAGCCGAAATGTGGAATTTCGGGAAATCGTCTTGGCCAGCGATGCCACAGCAACAAAGACATCATAATCTTTCCTTCCCACCCGATCTAAATGTGAGAATTCCAGCCGGTTCGCCTAGTTCTAGCTTACAGATTGGTTCCCCTCAGCAGCCAGATTTGGCATTACAACTCTGA